Within the candidate division KSB1 bacterium genome, the region CGAGAACCTGACCGTCTCAGCGCAGGCTGGGCTAAGCCTCCAGGACCTGCAGAGCGCACTGGCCGGCCACGGCCAGTGGCTGCCCCTGGAAAGCCCGTGGGGGGAAGAAGCCTCCCTGGGAGGTATCGTGTCCTCGGGTCTGCCGGGTCCCCTGGCCTTCGGTTACGGGTCGCCCCGCGATCTGGTGCTGGGAGTCCGGGCGGTCTTGCCAGGCGGGGGCACGGTGCGCTTCGGGGGCAAGACAGTGAAGAACGTGGCCGGCTACGACGTGAGCAAGCTGTTCGTGGGCAGTCTGGGTACCCTGGGCGTCGTGACGGAGATTACGTTTCGGCTCCGACCCTTGCCGCGCGCCGACAGCACGCTCCTCTTCACCGCAAGCAGCGCTCAGCGCCTGGAAGAGGCCCTGGAGCTTCTTCTCAGGGCTCCGCAACCGATCGTGGCGGTAGAAGTGCTCAATGAGGGCGCGATGCGGCGCGTGCGGTGGCCTTTGCCCCGCGCAGCGGAAAGCCTGGGTGCGGCCGTGCGTCTGCAGGGAACCCGTGCTGTGGTGGCGATGGCGGCCGATCGGCTGTCCAAGGAGCTGGTCCGCTCAGACCCCGAGAGTCGCCTGGAGGCACTGGAAGGTCCGCAATCCGGGGCTTTCTGGAACCGTTCCTTTCGGGAGCTCTACACTGGCTGGGCGAAAGATAGCGTGGTGTTCCGGCTGAGGACAAGGGTGCGAAACGTCGTCGAGATCTTCCGGGCTCTAGCCGCGGATCCGGAGGCTGTGCTCTGGATGGGGGCAGGAACTGGACAAGGCTACCTTCGTTACGTGCGTCAGAACCTCGGAAACGGCCTGCCGGACTTCCTTCTCTGGCTTCGAAGGAGCCTTGCTCCCCTGGCCGCCCGTGTGGACCTATTGTGTATGCCCGGGGCCGATTGGCTCAAGCCAGCATGGTCATCGCTCCCCCTCTGGGACGTACACCCAGGGGCATATCGCCGCATGGTGCAGATCCGCGAGGTGTTCGATCCGCAACGGATCATGGCTCCGTACCCACCCTTCGAGGAGCTCGATGGCAGATAATCTGCCCTGGACGACGCTGCGCGAGGCCGCGCTGAAGGAAGCCAGTCGCTGCAACCGGTGTGGCTATTGCCAGGCCGTTTGTCCAACCTACTGGGCGACAGGACGAGAGACGGCGGTGGCCCGTGGACGGAACCAGCTGCTGAAAGCTGCGCTCGAGGGCGAGGTTCGCCTGTCGCCTCGGGTGCGGGAGAGTGTGTTCCAGTGCCTTCTCTGCGGGGCGTGCACTGGCCAGTGTTTTCCGGCGGTCCGGACGTATGAGGTGATGGGCTACGCAAGAGTTCTGGTGAATAATGGTCGGCCTTCTGCCCTGCAGAGGTTTGTATTCCGCGAGCTGCTGCTACATCGGGAGCGACTGGATCGGCTGGTCCGCCTGGTGGCTCTGGGCAAGCGGAGTGGACTTTCGGGAGCGGTGCAAGCACTTCGGATCTTGGGTTGGTATGGCCGCTCCGTAGCTGAGGGAGAGCGGTTGATCCCGACGATTCCGCCGCGTTTTCTTCGGGATGAAGCTCGCCCTCTACTAAGTGCGGCTCGGGAGAACGGCGCAGTGGACGCCGTCTACTTCGTGGGATGTGCGATCAATTACGCGTTGCCGGAGGCCGGGCTGGGCACGCTTCGGGCTCTGAGAGCTGCGGGGATGCGTGTGGCGGTGGCGCCTAACCTCTGCTGTGGGCTGCCGGCCTTCGCCTACGGGGATTGGGAAGCGGCACGGGCTCTGGCCCGTCGGAATCTGGAACTCTTGCTTGCCCTGAAGCCACGCACGCTCGTGAGCGATTGTGCAAGCTGCACGAGCTTTCTTCAGTCCTACCCTTCTCTTCTCGCAGATCAGCCGGACTGGCGGGAGCAAGCTGAGCAGCTGGCCGCCGTGGTGCGCGACGCAACGCAGCTCCTTGCGGAAGTGGCTCAGAAGTGGAAGATGCCCACCGCGACCCGGGTTACCTACCATGACCCTTGCCATCTCGCCCACCATCTCGGCGAACGGTCGGCCCCCCGCGAGCTCCTCCGCAGCGTGGACGGAATTGAGCTTGTCGAAATGGAAGAGGCCGACGCGTGCTGTGGCGGTGCTGGTTCGTATAGCGTTGCCCATCCCGATCTTGCTGCGCGGATCCTGGAACGCAAAATGGCCCGCGTTCGGGCCACCGGCGCAGAAGTCGTGGCTACGGCTTGCCCGGCGTGTGTGATCCAGCTCCGCTACGGAGCGCGGCGTTTCCGGGTTCCGGTGCGCGTGGTGCACGTGAGCCAGCTACTAACGCTTGGTGGGATAAGGCCAGCTGGGACTCGAGGAATCCCTCTCCCTCACGAAAAGGAGGTGCGGCCATGAAGCCACAAGTAGCGATGCTGGTGGGGATGGCGCTGGCAAGCGTCATCGTGAGCTGTGAAAGGGCAGATCTGGAAGAGGATCCTTCCCTGGCATGGTCGCGGCTCAAAGACTTCCGGGCCGCCCGCGCTTCCAGTTTTGATCGAACCGGCGGAAACGACGACGGCAATTGGGGGCATCCGATCCAGCCCGGGGAGACGCGCGAACTGGCTGTCCTGACGGGGCCGGGGGTGATCGAGCATATCTGGTTCACGATCGCCAGCGACGAGCCCTACCACCTGAAAAAGCTCGTCCTGCGCGTCTATTGGGACAATGAGGATCGGCCGAGCGTCGAGGCTCCGGTTGGGGATTTCTTCGGCCTCGGACACGGCGAGTACCACCATTTTGTTTCTGAGCCCATAGCCATCGGTACCCAAAACGCCCTGAACTGCTTCTGGCCTATGCCCTTTCGCCGCTCGGCACGCCTTACGATCACCAACGAGGGGGAAAAGATGGTGCGCGCTTTCTACTATCAAATCGATTGGGCCAAACTTTCCCACTGGGACAAGAACCTGGCGTACTTCCACGCGCAGTACCGACAGGCCTATCCCTGCCAGCGGGTGGTTTGGAAGGAAGGGGAAAAGCCCGTCAACTTGAAAGGCGAAAAGAACTACGTCTTTCTGGAAGCTGAAGGGGCCGGCCATTATGTCGGGGTGGTTCTCAACGTGCGGCTAAATGAGGATGGCTGGTGGGGCGAAGGCGATGACATGATCTTCGTCGACGGTGATTCCCTGCCCACCCTGAGCGGCACCGGTTCGGAGGACTACTTCTGCGGAGCCTGGGGTTTCGGCAAGGCGTTTTCTTATCCGTACTTTGGCTGCCCAGTTAACCAGGCCGAGCAGGGCAATCAGCATCAGAAGGGCGCTAAGTGGACGGTCTATCGTTTTCACCTTCGCGATCCTATACCTTTCCGGCGATCCATCCGGGTGACCATCGAGCACGGGCACGCGAACGATCGCGCTGACGACTGGTGCAGTGTCGCTTTCTGGTATCAAAAGGAGCCCCATGCCCCCTTCCCACCCTTGCCTCCCGTCAGCGAAAGACTGCCGCGTCCGTTAGACTGAGCCAGCCGGTCGCAGGCAAAGGTGAACGTGCTGCGGGACGCGCAGAAGCGGGGCCACCTCCCCGTTGACAGGAGCAGGATCGGATGACACCACGTGAGCGAGTTCGGCGTGCCGTGCTTTTCCAGAGCCCCGACCGCATTCCCATTCGCTACTACAATTTGCCGGGTGCGTACGATCGCCTTGGGGAGAAACTCCTTGAGCTCTACCGGCGGTACCCGCCGGATTGGCCGCTTCCGGAAAGGCTGCTCCACTCGTGGGAGACAACGCACTTTGCCGAGGGCTCAGAAGTGGACGAATGGGGGTGTGTCTGGGAGAACGCGGGTTTTGGCATCGAAGGTCAGGTAAAGGTCCACCCGCTTGCTGACTGGTCCCGCTTCGATTCGTACGAGCCTCCCGATCCCCGCACGAATCTGGATTGCCCGTGGGACGGAAAGCGACCCGCTGAGCTGGAGGACTACTTTGTGATCCTCCGGGCTGGTGGCGGCCGGCTCTTCGAGCGGATGCATTTCCTGCGCGGCTACGAGAGCCTGCTCGAAGATATGGTTCTGGAGCGCGAGCGAGTTCTTCGGCTGCGCGATCTGGTTCTGAAACATACACTCGCGCAGCTCGAATTGCAGCTGGAAATCGACGCCGATGCCTTCTGGTTCATGGACGACTGGGGTACCCAGCGGCAGCTCATGATTCGGCCCGATGTTTGGCGCGAG harbors:
- a CDS encoding DUF2961 domain-containing protein → MKPQVAMLVGMALASVIVSCERADLEEDPSLAWSRLKDFRAARASSFDRTGGNDDGNWGHPIQPGETRELAVLTGPGVIEHIWFTIASDEPYHLKKLVLRVYWDNEDRPSVEAPVGDFFGLGHGEYHHFVSEPIAIGTQNALNCFWPMPFRRSARLTITNEGEKMVRAFYYQIDWAKLSHWDKNLAYFHAQYRQAYPCQRVVWKEGEKPVNLKGEKNYVFLEAEGAGHYVGVVLNVRLNEDGWWGEGDDMIFVDGDSLPTLSGTGSEDYFCGAWGFGKAFSYPYFGCPVNQAEQGNQHQKGAKWTVYRFHLRDPIPFRRSIRVTIEHGHANDRADDWCSVAFWYQKEPHAPFPPLPPVSERLPRPLD
- a CDS encoding FAD-binding oxidoreductase → MDELHHFRPRTEEEVRAALLEIRRRGWKALPTGAGTKLPWLRSREQGYNTVVRVSTALLREVTDLDPENLTVSAQAGLSLQDLQSALAGHGQWLPLESPWGEEASLGGIVSSGLPGPLAFGYGSPRDLVLGVRAVLPGGGTVRFGGKTVKNVAGYDVSKLFVGSLGTLGVVTEITFRLRPLPRADSTLLFTASSAQRLEEALELLLRAPQPIVAVEVLNEGAMRRVRWPLPRAAESLGAAVRLQGTRAVVAMAADRLSKELVRSDPESRLEALEGPQSGAFWNRSFRELYTGWAKDSVVFRLRTRVRNVVEIFRALAADPEAVLWMGAGTGQGYLRYVRQNLGNGLPDFLLWLRRSLAPLAARVDLLCMPGADWLKPAWSSLPLWDVHPGAYRRMVQIREVFDPQRIMAPYPPFEELDGR
- a CDS encoding (Fe-S)-binding protein; this encodes MADNLPWTTLREAALKEASRCNRCGYCQAVCPTYWATGRETAVARGRNQLLKAALEGEVRLSPRVRESVFQCLLCGACTGQCFPAVRTYEVMGYARVLVNNGRPSALQRFVFRELLLHRERLDRLVRLVALGKRSGLSGAVQALRILGWYGRSVAEGERLIPTIPPRFLRDEARPLLSAARENGAVDAVYFVGCAINYALPEAGLGTLRALRAAGMRVAVAPNLCCGLPAFAYGDWEAARALARRNLELLLALKPRTLVSDCASCTSFLQSYPSLLADQPDWREQAEQLAAVVRDATQLLAEVAQKWKMPTATRVTYHDPCHLAHHLGERSAPRELLRSVDGIELVEMEEADACCGGAGSYSVAHPDLAARILERKMARVRATGAEVVATACPACVIQLRYGARRFRVPVRVVHVSQLLTLGGIRPAGTRGIPLPHEKEVRP